GTTCACCCTGTTCGAAGAACTGCTGATGCATTCGGTTCCCCAACAGGAAATGGAAACCATCTTGCACGACTATATTCTTTTTGAAATTCAAGGCTGGAGGGCAATCATCCAAATATGAGATACAGACAACGTACATACGAACATTCAACCGTATTGGAACGGTTGGCAAGGAGGAAATCTTCACGGAGGTTTCCTCCTTTTTTTATGAACATTTCTGAATATCGTTCGCTTTTGCGCACTTTTCTCACATTCGGCAAAGCAAGTAAACTCGCTTTGCTCTCACTCAATCGAAACGTTCACTATTAAATTGCAATATAATGAAACAGAAACACGAATTTAAGAGCATTGTGGCGGAGACGTTGCTCATTCCGCTATACATGAGAGCGAAAGAAAGCCGCCGTGTCAATCCCATTCTGGATGACAAGGCAGCGGAACGGTTGGCAGACAGCTTGGAATACGATTATTCCCAATTCGATGGGGCAAAGCTGAGCGAAGTGGGCTGCGTGGTGCGCGGCTGGTATTTCGACCGTGCCGTAAAACGGTTTATCGATACGTATCCCCGTCCGGTAGTCGTAAATGTAGGGTGCGGATTGGATACCCGTTTCCAGCGTATCGGCAACCCCAAAGCTGTTTTTTATGACTTGGACTTGCCGGAAGTCATGGCACTACGTCGGGAATTGATACCCGAACAGACAGGTAATGTTTATATCGCAGCTTCCTTACTGGAAACCGACTGGATGGACGAGCTACGTCGGAAACATCCCGATGCGGAATTTATTTTCATTGTGGAAGGTGTGCTGATGTATTTTTACGAGAAGCAGGTAAAAAGTTTCCTGCATCACGTGGCAAGCCGTTTCGGAGGTGGAGAGTTGTGGTTTGACGTATGTGGCACCATGATGAGCCGGCATGGTGTAAAGCCCGATTCACTCCGCCATCATGAAGCGCAAATCCGTTCGGGATTGAGCGACGGACATCTGGTGGAACAATGGGAACCGGCTTTGCAACTCATCGAACAAGCTAACTACATGAAGTTTTTCCGCTCACGCTGGGGATTCTTCTTCGGACAAGTATTAGGGCGCATTCCTTGGCTATGTTATAAATTCAGTTCATTACTCGGATATAAAATCCTATCAAAATAATATACAATGAATCAAACAAAAAAGAAAGAAGGTCTGTCCCGGCTGTTCGAGATAGCGGGACAGAAGAAAGGACTGCTCGTCATGGCAGGCGTGTTGTCTGCCGGCAGCGCAATGTGTATGCTCGTGCCCTATTGGGCGGTTTATGAAGTTTTGAAAGAATTGCTGACGCATGGAGGAAATCCCGCCGCTTCGGACGGGGCCGTCATGATACGTTGGGGATGGATAGCGTTTGGGGGACTTGTCGGCGGACTGGTATTGCTGTATGCCGCCTTGATGTCTTCCCACATTGCGGCGTTCCGCATACTCTATGGATTGCGTGTCCGCCTGTCCGAACACATCGGCAGGCTTCCGTTAGGGTATCTGAACAACACGTCCACCGGAGCCATCAAGAAAACGATGGACCAGAACATCGAAAAGATAGAGGGGTTCATCGCCCATACCATCCCGGACTTGGTGAACGTGGTAGCCACGGTGGCGGTGATGCTTGCCATCTTCTTTTCGCTGGATGCGTGGCTGACGGCCGTATGCCTGGCGGTCGTAGTGGTCAGTCTGTTTCTTCAATTCTCCAATTTCATGGGCAAAAGGGCAAGGGAGTTTATGGGCATCTACTACGATGCGCAGGAAAAGATGAGCGCGTCTGCCGTGCAGTATGTGCGGGGGATGCCCGTGGTCAAGATATTCGGGCAGAGTGTCCGTTCGTTCCGTCAGTTCAATGCCGAAATCCAAGCATATAAGACCTTTGCCTTGAAGTGCTGCGATACTTATCAGAACGGAATGATTGCCTTTACGGTTCTGCTCAATTCGATGGTGACGTTCATTCTCCCTATGGGCATCCTGCTGATGCAGGCCAGTCCGCAATCCATGTCGCTGGCGGTGGTATGGCTGTTTTTCATCATCATGGGTCCGGGTATGGCTTCTCCCGTCTATAAACTGACATTCCTGGGAGGCAACACGCGCGACATCGATGAGGGTGTAAAACGCATCGACCGCATCTTGGGAAAAAAGCCTGTACCGGAAGCGGAACACCCGCAGGTGCCTACATCCTACGATGTGGAGTTCCGCCATGTATCATTCTCCTACGAAAACACGGAACAGGGAACGCGGACGGAAGCCTTGCGCGATGTCAGCTTCACGGCACCGCAAGGAGAGATAACGGCGCTTGTGGGCCCGTCGGGGAGCGGCAAGTCTACGATAGCCAATCTGATTCCCCGCTTTTGGGATGTGGAACAGGGAGAAATACGCATAGGCGGCGTGGACATCCGCCAGATAGCCACGGAGAAGCTGATGGACATGGTGTCTTTCGTATTCCAGGACACGTTCCTGTTTTATGACACGCTCTATGAGAACATTGCCGTCGGCTCTCCCACAGCCACGCAGGAAAAAGTGATAGCCGCAGCCAAGGCTGCCCAATGCCATGACTTCATCGAACGGTTGCCGCAGGGATACGACACGCGGATAGGCGACAAAGGTGTGTATCTCTCCGGAGGCGAAGCGCAACGGATATGTGTGGCACGTGCTATCCTAAAGAATGCCCCGATACTGGTGCTGGACGAAGCCACGGCATTTGCCGACCCGGAAAACGAGTATAAGATGCAGATGGCTTTGCAATCTTTGATAAAAGACAAGACAGTCATCGTAATAGCGCACCGCCTCTCTTCCATCATCTCGGCACATCAGATTGTCGTCATGAAAGAGGGACGGATCGCACAGTGCGGAAAACATGAAGTCTTGTCCGTCACAGAAGGTATATATAAAAAGATGTGGGATGCCTATACGAGTGCTTACCACTGGACGTTGAACAAAAATTGAAAAGGAGAACAAGATATGAACGCAATCAAAAACATAACAATCGGACATACCGAACGGCTTTACAAGCCGGTCGGATACACCATGCTTGCCAACTTGGTCAATATCGTACCGTTCTGCCTCTCTATTGAAGCGGTACGCATCATCTTCAGTGCTTTTGACGGAAGCGGACTGCCGCTTGACACCACCCGCCTGTGGTATATATTCGCCATTATGGTTGTTTATATGCTGGTCATGGCTTTGGCGGAACGGGCATCCTATCGTGCCAATTTCCGGGGAGCCTACGAAATGAGCGCCTCGGGACGCTTGTCGCTGGCGGAACATCTGCGGAAACTTTCGCTGGGCTTCCTGTCCAGACGTGACCCCGGCGATTTGTCTTCCATGCTTATTACGGACTTCATGATGGCGGAAACCGGCATCTCGCACCACTTGCCCCAGCTGATGGGTGCCGTGGTCATGCCTATATTGGCTTTTGCTTCGCTGGTCTGGATAGACTGGAGGATGGCAGTCAGCATGTTTGCCGCGCTTCCGCTTGCTATGCTTGTATTGTGGACCAGCACAGGCGTACAAAAGAAACTGAGCGGCAAGCAGATTCAAGCCAAAATAGATGCCGGAAACCGGTTGGAAGAATACCTGCAAGGCATCCGGGTGATGAAAGCCTACAACCTGCTGGGCGACCGTTTCGTCCGGTTACGTGATGCCTTTGCCCAGCTTCGCCGTGCCTGCATCCGGCAGGAAGCCTTGTTGGGTCCGTTCGTTTTGCTAAGTATCACAGTGGTTCGTGCCGGACTGACGATGATGGTTCTGTGCGGAACTTATCTCCTGTTAGGGGGCAAGCTTTCCATACTCGTATTCGTACTGTTCCTCGTGGTCGGTTCCCGTGTGTTCGACCCGCTGACTTCCGCCCTGACCAATTTCACCGAGTTCCGTTATTTCTCCATTGCCGGAGGACGCATCCTTTCACTGATGAACGAACCGGAAATGAAAGGGGAACGGCAATCTCCGGTGGCTGGCGACATCCGCTTTGAACATGTATCGTTCGCTTATCAGGACAAGGAAGTGTTGCATGATATAACCGTTACCCTTCCTAAAAATTCATTGACGGCTCTTGTCGGTCCTTCGGGAAGCGGGAAAAGTACAGTAATGAAACTTTGTGCCCGTTTCTACGACCCACAGAAAGGGCGTATCTTCTTCAACGATGTTCCGATGGATGAAACAGATCCCGAAAGCCTGATGAGCCACATATCCATGGTATTTCAGGATGTTTATCTGTTCCAGGACACCCTGCGCAACAACATCCGTTTCGGCAAAACCGACGCGACGGAGGAGGAAATCATCGCCGCAGCCAAGAAAGCCTGTTGCCACGACTTCATTATGCGCTTGCCTCAAGGCTATGACACGATGGTAGGCGAAGGAGGCTGCACCCTGTCGGGCGGTGAGAAGCAGCGCATATCCATAGCCCGTGCCATTCTGAAAGACGCGCCAATCATTCTGCTGGATGAAGCGACCGCCTCCCTCGATCCCGAAAACGAAGTGGAAGTGCAGAAAGCCATCGACACGCTCATCAAAGGACGTACCGTGATAGCCATTGCCCACCGACTTAAAACCATTCAGAACGCCGACCGGATCATTGTTCTGGACAACGGGCAGATACAGGAAGAAGGTACGCACAATGAACTTATCCGAAAGAAAGGGATGTATGCACACTTATGGAACATTCAGGAAAATATATCGGGCTGGAAACTCGCCGGTCGGGCAGATAACCCTTAATTATACTATGCGCAAATCCATAACCATGCATTGAATAAAAGCCTGTTGTTATTATCTTCTTCTCTCAACGCAGATAGCTTCGTTTAGTGTAAGATTATTAATCTTACAGAGGATGAACTTATATGATTTGCAATGCCGGAGAACGTATTCAGTCTAATACGTTCTCCGGCATTGCCATTGTGCTCAATATGCCCGTTATCACGTAGTCCGTATCCGGCACGGTCAGCAGCAACGTGTAGCGCGCCGGAGGAAGGCTTTTGGCCTGGGCATCGGCGATGAGCGCTTCCCAATCCACGTCTAAATATGTTTCAATGATTGTCAGGCTGGCAGAGGAGGTGGCGTCCGCCCCTTGCATTTCGATT
The Phocaeicola salanitronis DSM 18170 genome window above contains:
- a CDS encoding ABC transporter ATP-binding protein, encoding MNAIKNITIGHTERLYKPVGYTMLANLVNIVPFCLSIEAVRIIFSAFDGSGLPLDTTRLWYIFAIMVVYMLVMALAERASYRANFRGAYEMSASGRLSLAEHLRKLSLGFLSRRDPGDLSSMLITDFMMAETGISHHLPQLMGAVVMPILAFASLVWIDWRMAVSMFAALPLAMLVLWTSTGVQKKLSGKQIQAKIDAGNRLEEYLQGIRVMKAYNLLGDRFVRLRDAFAQLRRACIRQEALLGPFVLLSITVVRAGLTMMVLCGTYLLLGGKLSILVFVLFLVVGSRVFDPLTSALTNFTEFRYFSIAGGRILSLMNEPEMKGERQSPVAGDIRFEHVSFAYQDKEVLHDITVTLPKNSLTALVGPSGSGKSTVMKLCARFYDPQKGRIFFNDVPMDETDPESLMSHISMVFQDVYLFQDTLRNNIRFGKTDATEEEIIAAAKKACCHDFIMRLPQGYDTMVGEGGCTLSGGEKQRISIARAILKDAPIILLDEATASLDPENEVEVQKAIDTLIKGRTVIAIAHRLKTIQNADRIIVLDNGQIQEEGTHNELIRKKGMYAHLWNIQENISGWKLAGRADNP
- a CDS encoding class I SAM-dependent methyltransferase, with the translated sequence MKQKHEFKSIVAETLLIPLYMRAKESRRVNPILDDKAAERLADSLEYDYSQFDGAKLSEVGCVVRGWYFDRAVKRFIDTYPRPVVVNVGCGLDTRFQRIGNPKAVFYDLDLPEVMALRRELIPEQTGNVYIAASLLETDWMDELRRKHPDAEFIFIVEGVLMYFYEKQVKSFLHHVASRFGGGELWFDVCGTMMSRHGVKPDSLRHHEAQIRSGLSDGHLVEQWEPALQLIEQANYMKFFRSRWGFFFGQVLGRIPWLCYKFSSLLGYKILSK
- a CDS encoding ABC transporter ATP-binding protein; protein product: MNQTKKKEGLSRLFEIAGQKKGLLVMAGVLSAGSAMCMLVPYWAVYEVLKELLTHGGNPAASDGAVMIRWGWIAFGGLVGGLVLLYAALMSSHIAAFRILYGLRVRLSEHIGRLPLGYLNNTSTGAIKKTMDQNIEKIEGFIAHTIPDLVNVVATVAVMLAIFFSLDAWLTAVCLAVVVVSLFLQFSNFMGKRAREFMGIYYDAQEKMSASAVQYVRGMPVVKIFGQSVRSFRQFNAEIQAYKTFALKCCDTYQNGMIAFTVLLNSMVTFILPMGILLMQASPQSMSLAVVWLFFIIMGPGMASPVYKLTFLGGNTRDIDEGVKRIDRILGKKPVPEAEHPQVPTSYDVEFRHVSFSYENTEQGTRTEALRDVSFTAPQGEITALVGPSGSGKSTIANLIPRFWDVEQGEIRIGGVDIRQIATEKLMDMVSFVFQDTFLFYDTLYENIAVGSPTATQEKVIAAAKAAQCHDFIERLPQGYDTRIGDKGVYLSGGEAQRICVARAILKNAPILVLDEATAFADPENEYKMQMALQSLIKDKTVIVIAHRLSSIISAHQIVVMKEGRIAQCGKHEVLSVTEGIYKKMWDAYTSAYHWTLNKN